The following is a genomic window from Neosynechococcus sphagnicola sy1.
TTCGGTAGTTAACTTCTTCAAGGATATTTCTCAGAATCAGTAGATGCAGGAATAGGGCCATATCTTAACAACTGAGCTAAGCCACTTCGTACGAACAGAATGCCTGGGATCAAGGGGGGCATTGTTAATTTGAGGCGATCTCCAGAAAGGTTCCCACCTGCTCAAAAACGCTTTCCCGCTCCAGATCCAGGGGAATAATATGATCGGATTGCTCTAACCAGGACAGGCTTTTCACCGCTGAACCCAGATTTTCCTGAATAAACACTGCCCCCCAGGGTTCTACCACACTATCTCGGCGTGGTTGGATAATCAGGGTAGGAGTCTGAACCTGAGGCAGTGCTGACTTCACTTTCTGAATCAACTGACTGGTACTGCGAACCGCTTTGAGATTGAAAGTTTTGTAGAAAATCACCTGCTCCGCTGCTGCTTGCATTGAGCGATCGCGAATGGGTAGATGGAAGCGAGGGACATCTTCAATCAACTGCCCCAGGGAAAATAAATACGCTTCAGGACGGAACAGATAGTACCACTGGTGTTTAATGGCTAAATAGGGGCTCAACAGCACGAGTTGTTGTACCGGGTAAGTCGTTGCCAGATGGAGCCCCAGCAGACAGCCGGTGGAAAAGCCAACCACTGTTACTTGTCTATATCGCTGCCGCAGAGAGAGATAGGTATCGAGGACGTGGGCATACCACTGCTCCCAGGTGGAAGCAGGCATCTTAGAGACGGGTCGATCATGTCCAGGATAGTTAATACCCTGAACTGTCAGGCCCCGTTGATAGAGCGATCGCCCCAGAAGTTCCATTTCATACACGCCCCCCCCCAGTCCATGGAGCAACAGGCAAGCCCGATCGCTGGGGGCTGTGCTTTCCCAAAAAAAAAGGCTGATTCGTGAGCATACAAAAATCTCCGGGTCTTCGGGATTTGATATGTTAGTGTTACTGTTTATACATTTCTAGAATATGCAACCATTATTAACTCAAATACTAAACTTAGATGGAGTTGCCGTTGAAGATTACCGTGATCTAGGAGATCAACTTGTTTTAGAAGTAGAAGCGGATAAGGACTGGGCAATCTGTCCCCGTTGCGAAGAAGTTAGTCGCAACATTCATCAGAGTCATTTTCATTTAGCTCACGATTTAAGTATTAGTAATCGACAAGTCTTATTAAAGTTTAATCGACGCCAATTCAAATGTCACACTTGTAAAAAACCATTTAGTGAGGCATTAGATTTTATTGGTGAGCGGAGACGTTACACAGACCGCTTTGCAGAAATGATAGCCAAACAGGTGATTCATAGTAATACTCATAACGTGG
Proteins encoded in this region:
- a CDS encoding helix-turn-helix domain-containing protein, with the protein product MQPLLTQILNLDGVAVEDYRDLGDQLVLEVEADKDWAICPRCEEVSRNIHQSHFHLAHDLSISNRQVLLKFNRRQFKCHTCKKPFSEALDFIGERRRYTDRFAEMIAKQVIHSNTHNVARNHGLTDDEVGSMVEYISKKTGH
- a CDS encoding alpha/beta hydrolase, with amino-acid sequence MNSNTNISNPEDPEIFVCSRISLFFWESTAPSDRACLLLHGLGGGVYEMELLGRSLYQRGLTVQGINYPGHDRPVSKMPASTWEQWYAHVLDTYLSLRQRYRQVTVVGFSTGCLLGLHLATTYPVQQLVLLSPYLAIKHQWYYLFRPEAYLFSLGQLIEDVPRFHLPIRDRSMQAAAEQVIFYKTFNLKAVRSTSQLIQKVKSALPQVQTPTLIIQPRRDSVVEPWGAVFIQENLGSAVKSLSWLEQSDHIIPLDLERESVFEQVGTFLEIASN